One Alligator mississippiensis isolate rAllMis1 chromosome 1, rAllMis1, whole genome shotgun sequence genomic window carries:
- the TSKU gene encoding tsukushi yields MPLSAWFNLLLLLPCIGTTKTCYPGCHCEVESFGLFDSFSLTKVDCSGIGSHIVPVPIPLDTSYLDLSSNKLETVNESMLSGPGYTTLVSLDLSYNKIAKISSTTFSRLRYLESLDLSHNSLEVLPEECFSSSPLGDVDLSSNGLLEITMDVFASKGQGKPMNVDLSNNAIRRVARHRSRNIPNIQSLNLSGNKLTTVPNLQGIPLRYLNLDGNPLAKIEKGALVGLKDLIHLSLSSLPDFREISPYSFKELPALQVLDLSSNPSLKSLSAEVVFGLNSLQELNLSSTGVPSLPKTVLKYLPSIKSITLGKNVQCFKTIKEGQYHRQMGHTKKEVLSCHDSNGSVVAAPYVL; encoded by the coding sequence ATGCCTTTATCAGCCTGGTTCAACTTGCTGCTCCTCCTTCCTTGCATTGGTACGACCAAGACCTGCTATCCAGGATGCCACTGTGAGGTGGAGAGTTTTGGGCTCTTTGACAGCTTCAGCCTGACCAAGGTAGACTGCAGTGGAATAGGGTCGCACATTGTTCCTGTGCCAATCCCATTAGATACCTCCTACCTGGACCTGTCTTCCAACAAACTGGAAACCGTCAACGAATCAATGCTTAGCGGCCCGGGTTACACGACGTTGGTTAGCCTTGACCTTAGCTATAATAAAATTGCCAAGATCTCTTCTACTACCTTCTCCAGGCTCAGGTATCTGGAGTCTTTGGATCTGAGTCATAACTCTTTGGAAGTCCTCCCAGAAGAGTGCTTCTCCAGTTCACCATTGGGGGACGTAGATTTGAGCAGCAACGGCCTCTTGGAAATAACAATGGATGTCTTTGCATCCAAAGGTCAGGGGAAACCCATGAACGTGGATCTGTCCAACAACGCGATACGCAGAGTTGCGAGACATCGCAGCAGAAACATTCCCAACATCCAGAGCTTAAATCTTTCTGGAAACAAACTAACTACCGTGCCAAATCTTCAAGGGATTCCTCTCCGATACTTAAACCTGGATGGGAACCCATTGGCCAAGATCGAGAAAGGTGCCTTGGTGGGGCTGAAGGATTTAATCCATTTGTCTCTCAGcagtctgcctgacttcagagagATCTCTCCCTACAGCTTCAAAGAATTGCCAGCCCTCCAGGTACTTGACTTATCCAGCAATCCCAGTCTTAAGTCTTTGAGTGCTGAAGTCGTCTTTGGTTTAAACTCCCTGCAAGAACTCAACCTCTCCAGTACAGGTGTACCATCTTTGCCAAAGACTGTGCTAAAATACTTACCTTCCATCAAAAGCATCACCTTGGGAAAGAATGTGCAGTGTTTTAAGACCATTAAAGAAGGGCAGTACCACCGACAAATGGGACACACCAAAAAAGAGGTCCTCAGTTGTCACGACAGCAATGGGTCTGTAGTGGCAGCACCCTATGTTTTGTGA